cgaactcaatatgatttaaactcgaactAAAAGCCCGAAATTCGTAATTCCCGTCGTAATCCCGTTCAGAAATTCTGCTCGCACATTCTTTACTAAAAcgatcataacttgagctcccgaactcaaaatcgagtgattcaaagtgtgttttgaagctaagagatagatcttcaaaTGCTGTGAGATATCTCAACCCAAAAATGAcaggatcccatccaaaaagttgTCGCAAATCTACTAATTTGCCAAGCCTGAAAATTGGCAGTTTTGATGATTGGAATCTAATTAATTTCACCCCATTTGTGCATGtatcaaaatgttaaaaattgttttttttttaaagtctttgcttttgtttttgggaaaaatacttttgaaatcAAGTgacatttttaacatttatttataaatctagtgtattttatttaatatttatatgggatataatatatttgaatttgtaatggctatattttaatatttaaaatataaattatatattcaaattaaattttataaataattaatactaaTTACTTTCAAATATTCacaaattatatttcatatatcaaaatattaataataaattacaataaattattttatattattactaaaatatcatgctattaataaatttaaacattatttagatgcatttttttactttacaatatcatgtttaaaatgaacattttaatttttaacaactTTTGATGAAATACTAgatccttaaattttaaattaaaattttacaatattctttgctttttttaacaaataaattttaaaatatttcttataaGAAAATCTCCCTACATATATAGCTAGGGTTTTCTATTTAGCTTTAATATTGAATCCTTTTATTATCTAGAAAAATTGTTAAGTACAAATTAATtgcaaaagaaaagatgaaattatTGCTTCTTGGCATAATTTATTAGGGTGAATTTCGAGCATCCTTTTGGTTAGGTTAGTctataatgtttatttattacttttctttttgacttttaaattttaattaaaatctattttcttaGGTAGAAAaagttcataatttttttaaaaaaaattatctttgttAACAACAAAGTATACGCGTTGGTTGAGTTTTAACTCAGTTGGCATGAGTATTATTATCAATGCAGGAAGATGTTGATTCGAGTACACTGAAacgcattattctcctatttatgagttggaaATGGATTATTagtagttttaaatattatgtaaaagaaaaataaaatacacttGAATCTTTTATGTctcaaaaacaatttaattaaaatttgaaattaaattccaaaatgaaaaaaaaagaaaattggataaATGAGTGCTTAACATCATTATGCCTCTAGAAACAAATAATATAGGCAATTTGGCAAGGCTATGCATTTTTCCCTTTTGTATTGTACAACTTATTAATTTTCTTTGGTCCTTTTAACAAACATATATAGTGATGTTACATGGCTTATAAGGTTGAGGATTCAGTTTTGTTCATCTaactataaaagttataaaataattatttaattattagtaaatttatttttgtcacCGAGTATCGAAAGTTACAAATAATCatccaactatttaattttttctttttagtacCAACTGGCTAATGGTagcaacttttaaaattgacataataccAACTTTAACCttaaacatttatacattatgtcaatttagttttgattctaaaaatataaccCTCAACAATTgcacattgtgtaatttgttattttttgcagctttccttttttttgtgaTCCTTCcacctaaaaagctaaaaaaaaattatcaaataattttgattgaaaatatgcaaaaattgaaataccctaaaatccaagataataatattcatttttttcattcttttaaaactaatcctcaatgtcacaaagaaaggcaaaactacaaaaaaaaaacattgtgtgaatgttgagagttaaatttgtttagaATCAAGACTTCACTCGttatttataaatgttgaaaGTTAAAGTTGCTAATATGACAATTTTAAAAGATGCCACAATTAGTTGTTGGTGACCaaagaaggtaaaattgaatatttgagtgaacattttgtaacatttcatagttgagaaataaaaaggaaatttacGATTAGTTAGGTGACTACTAATACaatttacccaaaattaaactaataatttttactGTTTGCGTTTGctttgtatttcttttaaaatatataatttaaagttaTTTGCTTTTGGATCGTAATCTATATAATAATGACTCCATTGATTTTTGAACTTtcaattttatgataaaattgtaattttaatattttaaatgtacaTTAAAACATGGCTATTTTTATCTATTAGTTTTTGGTATCACATGCGTTGTGCGTGAAAATACGTGtttatgtttcattatttaattaaataattttatttcgttattattataaaataatttttatataatattaaaaaacaaaaagaatttcaaatcataattgagtaattatatatattaaaaatatatctttaCAATGTTCAAAGTACGGATATACTgcaaatttatacattttactcttcaatcttaattttttaatctctACAAAATCAACgaataaattaatgatttattaatatattaaataataatgttattttttattatagaaTAAATGTTTCATGTAATACCACCCTCTTTGTATATTACGTTTTTTGTGTGTTTGTatctattttgtgttttgtcATTTGATAATAGAACTAATAtcgatttaaataaaaataatttaaaataataagatatttattattgattaaattgaataatttaaattataataaaagtataatttaagATATTACTATTAACACTTATTATggatttgaataaaagtaaagcaattttattttgaaaatttatgtaaataaaaaagtattttaaaattagattttgatttaatttggaTGCAGactaataatagataaaattaattacgaTTTTAATGCATTACAATTATcgaattaacttttaattaaaattttaatttgaatattaaaaactatttattattttatatttatttttcttaatttaaaaccaaataataatgttattaattaaaaaataaattcaaataaattagtGCTCGAAATCAACTTAGCTATCTAGaacacaatatatttttaattttataatagtttattttattactagAACAAATATTGAGATATTAAATAATCTGATtgcattataaaaaaattaaagatatttttaaaacttcaacatcctagttgaaataaaagtatatctagacaaattaaaaacaacattctaaaaattaaaataaaataaaatataaaaataaatactaataatattacaaatatatttaaatttgttagtttAATCTTTTACTTCAACCTACCATTCCCGTCATCATTTTCTATCTTGACCTTCTGCAATCTATTGGctcttcattattttcaatcaaCATTTGACTTtcaatgtaattaattattttggacttgtaaattataatattaaattaaaaaaactaaaacaacatgcaaaaattataatattagttcatgataaatataaaatatatttacattaaattaataaacatataataatgattaaaataattgttatttaactctctttttcgaaataaacctaaataaataaataaataaacaattttaagaATGACTGCTTCctacaatataaacaaattaaaaaaaaaaacagtttcaTCATTCTCATCATCAACTAAAATAGCCTTTCATCTTTCTGTTCAAATATGATTTGATATTTACTTTTAAAGAACctcaatttgatttaattctccATTCTTTTGATCTTTTAATTGAATACAACTAACTACTGAATGTTATTTATAGacctaaacttaaaatttaattaatatattactttaatatattatttatattatatttaaaattctattcaaattaaaGCTCAATAGTTTtgtttgatataaaatattataaatatatatatatatatatatatatatatatatatatcatatttactCCTTTATCAAAAACTtgaagtatataaatatattatattattaatatatttatgaattacgtaaattaaatttgacaaaCTTAAAAGAGTCTCCATACTACAATTAATTGGGACGAATatcatcataaatatatattataaaaattatttaattattttaaattaaattataattatatttagatgttaatttaataatatgataaaaaatattctcaacaattaatttttttaaactcgtacttttatatatattatatgaacaAGAATGAAATATCGTAGggttaatttttctttaatttttactaaaattcatcagttttactttatttcaattttgaaagatataaaagttcaataattatattttataaatcaaaatattttcagtAATAATGCATTCATTCACCATCATAAATGGGTTTAAATGAAAATACATACTAGTGGTAGAAACACTAAAATTGGCAGCTAGCCGTTCATCACCATTTATGCTGCCTTAGCTAGCAAATTCTTTAATATATTGACCCCcaaaaatgaatatatgtgtaaaatatacaaaaagtacttaaaaattaaaagaaaagtactagattttaaaatttttagtaaaaagttTGATCTATTATTCCAAATTCCAATTatccataaatatatttttacatgaatttttttcatttacatcGTGGATGTTTCATAGCATCAcatgaaaaaatttaatgaattgtATCTAATATACAAGTTAATGAACTAAAATTTCAACTGatgacaaataaattaaaattaaaataattaaaacctgCCAATGAATCAAGTTGAGGTCATGATGAGATCTTTGAAATCTCAGGTTTAGTATGTGTATTTACGGATTATTTATTGTAgtcatatttgaatatatatcaaatacaaatgctaaatataaacattttgaaaaaaaaaagctaaataacataatttatattagtgtttaatgatattttaaaactGTTTGGGGACTAATAAATTGTTAGGGAAAGGAGGTTATGAATACAGATAAGGGGGGGATTCGTTTAGTTTCATGCACATAAATTTCAAGATGatttaataatacaaatgttTATGGCATTGTGGATGCAATGGTGACCTACACTATCAGGTAATTTAGCCATGTTTTAAAGCTCTATATGTGATTCCCCCATAGAGTTAAACTGAACTTAGAATGACTTACCTTAAAGTGCCATCTCAGCCTGCAATGCAGCGAGTTCATCTTCTTCGGCTGTGTGTTTTTGAGGAACGGGTCGAGCTGGTTGACTGCTAGCAGGCACCTGTACTGGTGCTGCCGGGGCAGTTGTTGCAGGCTGGAGAAGCTGTTCTTCTAATTCAGCACCTTCAAGTTCTTCGAGTTCAGCTTCCAATTCATCCTACGATATCAAAAGTTTCGGACTCAATTGTTAAGATGCATATAAGTGCCGGACATGGTATTTATGAACACCGATGATAGGATGGAGGAAAAAATGAGAGTGCATCAGAAAGTTATAACCTCATCAAAATCAGCCGCAGCTCCGATAGGAGTTGATAGTGCTTCCTGAATCTGTTTCATGTTCTCGGTTTGTTCGTTGATCTCATCCATTGTTTTGTCCACATCATCTATGCTACTGTACGAAAGCCATTTTGAGTAAAATAGTGAGAACTGGACACTGCCCTAGCTTCATGAAGGTTGAAAAAAAGTGCTAAATTCCAAGTCAGCACACGTTCAGTAAATGGCAATGCAAAGGGACAAGTACAATGAAGAAaagcataaaagaaaaatttttgcCTAACAGTAAAAATATGTCAGTTACATACGTTGCTTTCTGCATCGCCTTCATCGCAGATGCTCCAGTTCTCAATGCATCCACAGTTTCAGTTGTGGCTTTGGCACCTTCTAACATTATCATCTGTATAAGTTGATATAGAACAATcaatgaaatggaaaaaaactcaaaaaagcCTTCAGGACACGGTTAAAGcactaaaaaattaacaaaattcagAGCTTACTTGATCGTGAACACGAAGCTGAAAGTTCCCAAGCTGTTCGATTTGCTGTTCATACAGTTTCTTCCTCTTCAAGCACTGTATAGCCGCTGCATAGAGTAGCATAATGAATACTAAGTAAACGATATAAATATGGCAATCAAACTGCATAACATGGTTTTAAATTAACTCATAATTCAAAtgatctatttaaaattttcttccgGAGGATCTTTGATTGTTAAACCTTCACATGACATGAGCACATGATAAATTAGAAACCCAGCATCATATTTTAGCATGGTAATGTTAATCTGCATCAGATCATCACTCAATGTCCAAAGAACATTACGAGCTGACAGTGATTGAACCAAAAGACCCCAAAAATGAAGCTTGCAATGCTATAAAACATCAGGgtgttatttcttttattttggggGCATCTTCATTCTCATTTGGTCTTTCCTTCATTTTGAGAATTGAAGTGTAAGGGGGCACGGGGGAGGGGTTCAATGTGTAAATAAGAAATTGGTGCTCACAAGCTACTTGAGTTCAACTCGAGAAAAAACAAGAACTCGATTCGGTAACTATGGAGCTGAGCTTGAGTTATCAATTAAGCTGAATTCAAGCTTAGTAATACTCTGCGCGAATGGCTTGGGAGCTTtatcaagcttttcatttttaatatttttatattattaaattatgttattgcCCTTAATATGTATTATTAACCCTAAGTAAAATTATCAAGTTGAGCTCGGGCTCAAGCTTGAATACATACAAGCTTAATCAAGCTTGAGTTTGAGTACAAAATAGATAAACAAGCTTAATCAAGCTCGAGCCTAAAAATAAATGTTCAATTAAGCTCGAGTCAAGTATCGAGCTCCGAATTTTGTGGTCGAGCTCAAGCTTGCCAGTATTCAAGCTCGGCTTGGCTCGATTATACCCCTAGGGGGGTTGTTATGGATGAATAATTAAACATCGACTATAATAACTGAAAAATATATGACTAATTAAAATGAAGCTCCAACATGAGTAAGCTAGAAGCCATCACATTATACTGTTGCGAGAGAAAAGAATTTTACATCCTACAATATATCCCATATTTATATACAAGCATCAAGAAACAAAGCATAAAAACTACTATAATTCAcaaagaaatttttttcaatagaaaaaaagatggaaaacaAGGAAAAACATTAAccatttgtgtatatatattgcaATCATACCTTTCTTATTTCTCCCTTTGGCATACTCCTTGGCCTTTTCAACCTCTGCAGCAGTCTTTTTCAGAAGCACACTTTCCTTTTTCTCAAGCATTTCAAGGGTCTACATGATGGAAACCGATATAGGGCTCATTTTAAGCAAAACGTAGAAGAGAAACAACATAATTCAAtcatttgaaacaaataaatgtgACTTGCAGCACCGTGCAAAATAAAAACTGCTGGATTTAGCATTATGATTACAGTTCTGGAGTTTGAGCATCTCCAACACACAACCAATAAACCCAAATTTCTAACCTTATAGAAAAGATCATATTCCATCTTCTAGTGAGACTGGCATGGAATAAGCATACACAACATTCCTTTTATCTAATAGGCTTTACTTGATAAATTGTGCTAGTAAGTTTTAAGAAACAAAATTCAGTTATTAATCAGTTTTTCTGTCCCGAAAACTAGTACATGCCTCGTTTGGTTATTTGGTGTATTGACACAAGTAAAAGCTTAATTATTGCATAAGTATTAAAACAATTtgttataacataaaataagacctccacaaaataagaaaaaagtttTCCCTTCCCTTTGCTGAAAACAAGTTATATTAGTAGCTAAAAATTATCAAGTGTAATTAGTTTATTGCTAACTCTAGTATTAAGATGTATGGAAAAAGTAATACTCTCATCAAAGGAAgcattaaaagaaaagtttcACCTTCAAGTCATCAACCAAAGTAAACAACTATCATCCTCTGAAAATGGCCAATTACTAAAGTGATCAACTGACTCTACtgaatgtatttttttaactaaatttaattccACTTCATAAGTTCATTAATTTTTATCGATCCAAAATGTAATCAATCGATTCAGTAATTCACCAAAAGGATTATCATATTATTTCCCATTAATTCATCAGCTAGCAACTCAGTTCTTTCAAACAAATCCCGAAACTATAAAATCAACCCACCGAAATCACCAaatgcaaatttcaaatcacacAGTTCACGCAAAAAAGAAATGCAACAAACAAACAACTTATTTCCcgattaaaggaaaaaaaagtacaaCATCGAGGAAATACctcatttaatttgtctaacgTGGTTAGAGCATTTGTTTCCGGCTTGGTTTTTCCAAAAATCCCTTTAAACATAGCTACCTCTCCGCGAATTAAAACACCTGATATTCTGCTTAACAACAATCACCAATACGATCATATATATAAGCTGTTACATAATCAATCACCAGAAaacagcaaaaagaaaagagttaaaagagtaagtaaagaaaaaaagaataatgcAAAAGGGGGGAATCTAACCTAATCtgtaaaaattgagaaattagggatttgggagTTGAGAAAtctgtgaaataaaaaaactgaaaagaaatGTCTGGGAAAGGTCGGATATTGGTTTTCAACGTGGCGCGCACTGACGGTTATATATCTTCACTGCGCTTTATTTGTTTGAATGTTAGTTGTCAGTTTTATTCGAaagaatttagtcttttatttttcgaatttagaattacaaattcaattaataatttgttaaacttaaatttattataaattcgTTTTAAGTggattataataaaataaaaattaaaagttaattccTTAAAACggaaattttcatttcaatctctttagaaataataaaattacaagttaatttacaataaaattgtactttgccCTTaagatatgaataaaatatgtttaatctcttaaaaataatggaattataaattaatacatgatagAAATACATTCTGATCTCtcgaaattttataattacccTAAAAATATCTAGCTTCACCTTTGATGTCACTTA
The Gossypium raimondii isolate GPD5lz chromosome 8, ASM2569854v1, whole genome shotgun sequence DNA segment above includes these coding regions:
- the LOC105792924 gene encoding vacuolar protein sorting-associated protein 32 homolog 2, with translation MFKGIFGKTKPETNALTTLDKLNETLEMLEKKESVLLKKTAAEVEKAKEYAKGRNKKAAIQCLKRKKLYEQQIEQLGNFQLRVHDQMIMLEGAKATTETVDALRTGASAMKAMQKATSIDDVDKTMDEINEQTENMKQIQEALSTPIGAAADFDEDELEAELEELEGAELEEQLLQPATTAPAAPVQVPASSQPARPVPQKHTAEEDELAALQAEMAL